AGGCTGTCGGCCTGAGCCGTGAGCTCGTCGACACGTATTTCTGCGGTACTGTTTCCCGTATCGGCGGCATCGGCCTCAACGAGATCGCACACGAGACGCTCGCACGATACAGGAATGCATATGAACATGAAGTGACCGGCGAAACACTGCTTAATTCGGGCGGAGCTTACCAGACAAGGGTCGGCGGTGAAAAACATCTTTGGGCGCCGGAAGCGATAGCCGTTTTTCAGCAGGCTGTCAAACTGAACGACTACACCCTGTTTAAAAAATATTCGGCGATTATCAACAACCAGACAGATGAACCCGTCACACTCCGCAGTTTACTGCAGTTCAAAAAAGGAAATCCGGTTCCAATCGCCGAGGTTGAACCTGTTGAAAGCATTATCAGGCGTTTTGCTTCATCGGCGATGTCGATGGGTTCGATAAGCAGGGAAGCCCATGAAACCATCGCAATAGCGATGAACAGGCTCGGAGCGCGAAGCAACTCGGGTGAAGGCGGTGAAGACCCCCGCCGGTTCAAGCCCTCGGACGATGGGAACAACAGGTGTTCGGCAATCAAGCAGGTTGCATCTGCACGGTTCGGCGTGACCATGAACTATCTGGCGAGCGCGCAGGAGCTTCAGATCAAGATCGCCCAGGGAGCGAAACCCGGCGAGGGCGGTCAGCTTCCCGGACACAAGGTAAGCAGGGAAATCGCGGAAATCCGCCATTCCACACCGGGAGTGACCCTCATTTCACCACCGCCGCACCACGATATATACTCCATCGAGGATATCGCGCAACTGATTTTCGACCTGAAGACAGCCAATCCGCAGGCGCGGGTATCGGTCAAGCTTGTTTCCGAAGCCGGGGTAGGCACGGTTGCTGCGGGTGTGGTGAAAGCCAAAGCTGATACCGTCGTGATTTCGGGGTGTGACGGCGGAACGGGCGCTTCACCTCTTACATCTATCAAACACGCCGGTCTTCCATGGGAACTCGGGCTCGCGGAAACACAGCAGACGCTCGTTTTGAATAATCTCCGCCACACTGTTCGCATTCATGTCGACGGCCAGATGCGGACAGGCCGCGACCTCGCAATTGCCGCGCTCCTTGGAGCTGATGAGTTCGGATTCGGAACGCTGACGCTCGTTTCGATCGGGTGCGTACTCCTTCGTAAATGTCATCTCAATGCCTGTTCCGTGGGCGTGGCAACTCAGGACCCGAAACTCAGGGCGCATTTCGCAGGTAAACCGGAATATGTCGAAAACATGATGCGCTTTCTCGCGCAGGAGCTCCGTGAGCACATGGCTCAGCTCGGATTCAAAACGCTGGACGAGATGATCGGCCGCACGGAGATGCTCGGTGTGCGGCCGGACATAAGCCATTACAAGGCTAAAACAATTGATTTCAGCGGAATTCTGGCTCCTGTCGGAAACGATGACAGAACTAAGATATATAACAGCTTAAAACACACGAATCCGGCGGAAGTATCCTCCCTGGACGAAGCGATACTCTCGGCAGCTCAACCGGCGCTTGAAAACGGCAATAAGGTTTCTTTTTCATCGACGATACGGAATGTGAACCGCACCGCCGGAACACGGCTCAGCTCCGAAATCATCAGGCGTTATGGAGACAGGGGGCTTCCGGATGATACGATAAGCATACGGCTTACCGGAACCGCAGGCCAGAGCTTCGGAGCGTTTCTTGCTCCGGGCGTTACAATGCACCTTGAAGGCAATGCCAACGATTATACGGGTAAAGGACTGTCCGGAGGTAAGATCATTGTCGTACCGCCCGAAAAAACCACATTCCTTCCCTGGGAAAACGTCATTGTCGGCAACACTGTCCTGTACGGCGCCACAAGCGGTGAGGCTTACTTTTACGGGACAGCCGGGGAACGATTCGCCGTCCGCAACAGCGGCGCGATTGCCATGGCCGAAGGAGTCGGGGATCACGGCTGCGAATACATGACCGGCGGCATCGTCGTCATCCTCGGGGAAACAGGAAACAACTTCGCTGCGGGCATGAGCGGAGGCATAGCATTCGTCTACAACGAATCGGAGATGTTCGACACACGGTGCAATATGGACATGGTCGATATAGAAAGCGTCGAGACCGTGGCGGATGAAACGCTCCTGCGGAATCTGCTGGAAAAATATCATGCCTATACACAGAGTATCCGTGCGAAAACGATCCTCGATAACTGGGAATCGTCACTCCCGCTCTTTGCCAAGGTAATGCCCGTCGACTACCGGCTCTCGCTCCAGCGCATCCAGTACGAGGAAGACCCGGACAATGAAACCCTGTCCGCAACCGAAGAGGTCTTCATGCCGAGCTATATGGAACACAAACGGAAAGACCCTCCGAAACGTCCTGTCGAACAGCGTATCCTCGATTACCATGAAGTCGAGGAGCGGCTTCCGGCCAGGGATGTTGAAATTCAGGCATCACGGTGCAGGGACTGCGGTATCCCCTATTGCCACAGTTTCGGGTGCCCGGTAAACAACAGAATCCCGGACTGGAATCTCCTCGTGACCGGGGGTTCATGGCGCAGCGCTCTGGAGATACTCCATACATGCAACAATTTTCCGGAAATCACCGGAAGAGTCTGCCCCGCCCCGTGCGAGGAGGCATGCACGCTTTCGATCAACATGCCCCCCGTATCGATACGTCATGTCGAGCTGCAGATAGTCGAGCGCGGGTGGGAAAACGGATGGATAACACCGAAACCAGCCCTTTCCGTAACCGGGAAAAAAGTGGCGGTGATCGGCTCGGGACCCGCCGGACTCGCAGCTGCCCAGCAGCTTGCACGCAGGGGTCACTCGGTGACCGTTTTTGAAAAAAGCTGCCGTATTGGCGGCATGCTTCGATTCGGAATCCCCGATTTCAAGCTCGAAAAACGGGTGCTCGACCGCCGTCTCGACCAGATGAGCGCGGAGGGCGTTTCCTTCGAGGTCAATGTCAATGCCGGAGTCGATCTCTCCGCCGGATACCTCCTCAGATCGTTCGATGCGGTCGTCATCACAACCGGATCGAGAGAACCGCGGGACCTCAAACTGCCGGGCCGTGAGCTGAACGGCATTTCTTTCGCCCTCGATTTCCTTACCGGACAGAACAAGGAAAATGCCGGTATTCAAATACCCGAAGCCGGGAAAATTTCGGCGAACGGTAAAAACGTGCTCGTTATCGGCGGCGGAGACACGGGATCGGACTGTGTGGGCACAAGCCGCCGTCAGGGGGCACATGCCATCCGCCAGATCGAAATCCTCCCGAAACCGGCGGAATCGCGTACTCCCGACAACCCCTGGCCTCACTGGCCGAACACTATGCGGACATCGTCATCCCATGAAGAGGGGTGCGAACGGTTCTGGGGGATTCTGACGAAGGAATTCACCGGCGGGAATGGCGGGGTATCCTCGGTTCGCATGGCAAAAGTCGAGTGGACGAAAAATAATGGCGTTCAGGAATATCGTGAGATTCCCGGTTCCGATTTCGAGATCGAGGCCGATCTCGTCCTGCTCGCGACAGGATTTCTTCATGCGGAGCACGGCCCGCTCATCGGGGAGTTGGGGCTGAAAACCGACAAGCGGGGCAATATCGAGGTCGATACGAACATGATGACATCGACGCCGGGGGTATTCGCAGCCGGTGACTGCGTATCGGGCGCATCGCTCGTGGTACGCGCCATCAGCCAGGGCAGAAAGGCAGCCGGGGCCGTCGATACATTTCTGACCGATATCTGATATACGGTTTCATGAAAAAATGATATAGAGCGTAACCATAGTTACAAAAAGCAGCGCGGAAAGAAGCTTGTAATTCCCGAGCCCGGGCCATGCTTTTCCCCGCAGAGCTTCGAGGGGATTTTTCCATACAAGGGATCTGCTTTCCTCGGTATGCCGGTGCGGTTTCCATAACGAGATGAGCACCATGATGCATAGACATATCACAAACAGGTAGAATGTCGACATCATGGGCGGAATATTCCATCCGGTTTTATCCTTGAACCAGTCCATCAGAAAAACGAAAAATCCCATCACCGAACCACTCCACAACGTTGCCTGAGCACCGCTCGATGATGCACGCTGCCAGAAAACGCCGGTAATGAACACTACGGTGATCGGCGGGGCAATGTAACAGATAATCGCGGTAATTCCCTGGAAAATACTCTGAAAGTGGCTCACGAACGGAGACCAGATGATAGCTCCGATCATGGCGACAAAGGTGGCAATACGACCGATAATGACGAGTCGTCGCTCCGGTGTTTCGGGATGCCATCGCCCGTAGATATCGTAACTGAACAGTGTCGCAATCGAGTTCAGCGCACCCGAGACCGTGCTCATGAGCGCCGCGAGAAGCGCCGCCGCGACAATACCCTTGAGTCCTATCGGCAGAAGATGACTGATCATGAAGGCGTAGGTATCCGCCGAATCGGTAAGCTCGTTAGGAAGCACACCTTTATTAATAAGCCCGAGACAGAGTAGTCCGGGGAGCACGAAAATGAATACGGGGAGAATTTTGATGAATCCC
The sequence above is a segment of the bacterium genome. Coding sequences within it:
- the gltB gene encoding glutamate synthase large subunit, with protein sequence MNNYYDLKQSKGLYNPYFEHDSCGVGFVARMNGTPDHSIIRDSIRILLNLEHRGAVGSDLATGDGAGLLTEIPDLFLRHRCSDQGFELPEKGDYGVGMIFLPAHDKRAESCISTIERIAGEERCDVIGWRNVPVSPCSIGDIARSSQPVIRQIFLSRGPWELDAFERKLYVIRRRIENSINAYSGTEMSQFYIVSLSSRTLNYKGFMNGKDLPCFYPDLEDEDFTSAFSIIHQRYSTNTFPSWSLAHPFRILAHNGEINTLSGNKNHMASREADLASRVFGEDIEKIKPVILPGGSDSSSFDNVLEMLVMAGRSLPHAVMMMIPEAWGSKYLMGEDKRAFYEYHAAFMEPWDGPAALVFTDGRYLGATLDRNGLRPARYTITKDGTVVLASEAGVLEFPDDRIRSHGRLQPGKMFLLDMERSRIIPDNVIKARICRQRPYRHWVKNNRIELKGLSVSTVIPPEDPAILRRKQIAFGYTEEELKMILAPMGNHGQEPVGSMGDDTPLAVLSNRPQLLFSYFRQLFAQVTNPPIDPLREELVMSLMRFSGREKNLLDETPEHCRQLKIHHPILTPEDMKRLRTVQHPDITVGEIDILFPSGGDGDMLRSSLESCFQQAERHIENGVSFLILTDRNMDEEHAPIPVLLAASGLHHHLIRKGKRSFVSIIAETGEAREIMHFALLIGFGASAVCPHLAFSTIRQISESGIYEKPVNAEMAADAYITALKKGLMKTMSRIGISTIRSYFGAQIFEAVGLSRELVDTYFCGTVSRIGGIGLNEIAHETLARYRNAYEHEVTGETLLNSGGAYQTRVGGEKHLWAPEAIAVFQQAVKLNDYTLFKKYSAIINNQTDEPVTLRSLLQFKKGNPVPIAEVEPVESIIRRFASSAMSMGSISREAHETIAIAMNRLGARSNSGEGGEDPRRFKPSDDGNNRCSAIKQVASARFGVTMNYLASAQELQIKIAQGAKPGEGGQLPGHKVSREIAEIRHSTPGVTLISPPPHHDIYSIEDIAQLIFDLKTANPQARVSVKLVSEAGVGTVAAGVVKAKADTVVISGCDGGTGASPLTSIKHAGLPWELGLAETQQTLVLNNLRHTVRIHVDGQMRTGRDLAIAALLGADEFGFGTLTLVSIGCVLLRKCHLNACSVGVATQDPKLRAHFAGKPEYVENMMRFLAQELREHMAQLGFKTLDEMIGRTEMLGVRPDISHYKAKTIDFSGILAPVGNDDRTKIYNSLKHTNPAEVSSLDEAILSAAQPALENGNKVSFSSTIRNVNRTAGTRLSSEIIRRYGDRGLPDDTISIRLTGTAGQSFGAFLAPGVTMHLEGNANDYTGKGLSGGKIIVVPPEKTTFLPWENVIVGNTVLYGATSGEAYFYGTAGERFAVRNSGAIAMAEGVGDHGCEYMTGGIVVILGETGNNFAAGMSGGIAFVYNESEMFDTRCNMDMVDIESVETVADETLLRNLLEKYHAYTQSIRAKTILDNWESSLPLFAKVMPVDYRLSLQRIQYEEDPDNETLSATEEVFMPSYMEHKRKDPPKRPVEQRILDYHEVEERLPARDVEIQASRCRDCGIPYCHSFGCPVNNRIPDWNLLVTGGSWRSALEILHTCNNFPEITGRVCPAPCEEACTLSINMPPVSIRHVELQIVERGWENGWITPKPALSVTGKKVAVIGSGPAGLAAAQQLARRGHSVTVFEKSCRIGGMLRFGIPDFKLEKRVLDRRLDQMSAEGVSFEVNVNAGVDLSAGYLLRSFDAVVITTGSREPRDLKLPGRELNGISFALDFLTGQNKENAGIQIPEAGKISANGKNVLVIGGGDTGSDCVGTSRRQGAHAIRQIEILPKPAESRTPDNPWPHWPNTMRTSSSHEEGCERFWGILTKEFTGGNGGVSSVRMAKVEWTKNNGVQEYREIPGSDFEIEADLVLLATGFLHAEHGPLIGELGLKTDKRGNIEVDTNMMTSTPGVFAAGDCVSGASLVVRAISQGRKAAGAVDTFLTDI